A region from the uncultured Holophaga sp. genome encodes:
- the tsaA gene encoding tRNA (N6-threonylcarbamoyladenosine(37)-N6)-methyltransferase TrmO, with the protein MDPMLFRPIAFVRSPYHDRIDAPHQAVVVEGTESGRTEEAVILLEDRIPEKALRCLEGFQRIWVIFAFHRSQGWAPLVKPPRGRGRKGVLATRSPDRPNPIGLSALELVAVEGRTLRVRGVDLLDGTPILDIKPYVPYADAFPDSVAGWIDEVDAQTGQGWAPGPRKPRRPPQPGSCE; encoded by the coding sequence ATGGATCCCATGCTCTTCCGCCCCATCGCCTTCGTCCGCTCCCCCTATCACGACCGCATCGACGCCCCCCACCAGGCGGTGGTGGTGGAGGGCACCGAGTCCGGACGGACGGAGGAGGCGGTCATCCTGCTGGAGGACCGGATCCCAGAGAAGGCCCTGCGCTGCCTGGAGGGCTTCCAGCGCATCTGGGTGATCTTCGCCTTCCACCGCAGCCAGGGCTGGGCCCCCCTGGTCAAGCCCCCGCGGGGGCGGGGCCGGAAGGGAGTGCTGGCCACCCGGAGCCCGGACCGGCCCAACCCCATCGGCCTCTCGGCCCTGGAGCTGGTAGCTGTGGAGGGACGGACCCTCCGGGTGCGGGGGGTGGACCTGCTGGACGGCACCCCCATTCTGGACATCAAGCCCTACGTGCCCTATGCAGACGCCTTCCCGGACTCCGTGGCGGGCTGGATCGACGAGGTGGACGCCCAGACAGGCCAGGGCTGGGCTCCGGGCCCAAGGAAGCCCAGGCGGCCCCCTCAACCCGGCTCCTGCGAGTGA
- the ribB gene encoding 3,4-dihydroxy-2-butanone-4-phosphate synthase, with product MQDKGLEAFGSALERVERGLAALRAGSGVLVVDDEDRENEGDLIFSAQHLTVPQMAQLIRECSGIVCLCLPAERIEALELPMMVEHNSSRYSTAFTVTIEANEGVTTGVSAADRVRTVKAASARDAKPSDLRRPGHVFPLRARPGGVLERMGHTEATVDLMRLAGLDPAGVLCEVTNPDGTMARLPEIIAFGEREGYPVLSVADLVAYRRVQEGELAGVR from the coding sequence ATGCAGGACAAGGGACTGGAAGCCTTCGGAAGCGCCCTGGAGCGGGTGGAGCGTGGCCTGGCGGCACTGCGGGCGGGCTCGGGCGTACTGGTTGTGGACGACGAGGACCGGGAGAACGAGGGGGACCTGATCTTCTCGGCCCAGCATCTCACGGTGCCCCAGATGGCCCAGCTCATCCGGGAGTGCAGCGGCATCGTCTGCCTCTGCCTGCCTGCCGAACGGATCGAGGCCCTGGAGCTGCCCATGATGGTGGAGCACAACTCCAGCCGCTACTCCACCGCCTTCACCGTCACCATCGAGGCCAATGAAGGGGTCACCACCGGCGTATCCGCCGCCGACCGGGTCCGCACCGTGAAGGCCGCCAGCGCCCGGGATGCCAAGCCCTCCGACCTGCGCCGCCCAGGCCATGTCTTCCCCCTCCGGGCCCGCCCCGGTGGGGTATTGGAGCGCATGGGCCACACCGAGGCCACCGTTGACCTGATGCGGCTGGCCGGTCTGGACCCGGCTGGCGTCCTCTGCGAGGTCACCAATCCCGACGGCACCATGGCCCGCCTTCCCGAGATCATCGCCTTCGGAGAGCGCGAGGGCTATCCCGTGCTCTCCGTGGCGGATCTGGTGGCCTACCGCCGGGTTCAGGAAGGCGAGCTGGCGGGCGTCCGCTAA
- a CDS encoding endonuclease III domain-containing protein, with translation MAPSALYHFHRRMLEDYGPQGWWPLLAHPGCNPTKTGAITGYHPGDYSFPRDAAQRFEIGVGAILTQNTAWTNVEKALLKLQAGCALDPVVLLDLAPEDLAERIRPSGYFNAKARKLREWAAFFQALGGASPTREALLGVWGIGPETADSIRLYAYGELEMVVDAYTRRVLEAEGFIGPGLGYEALKDFCVRGLPAEVTLYQEWHALLVEHAKRSRGKA, from the coding sequence ATGGCCCCAAGCGCACTCTACCACTTCCACCGACGCATGCTGGAGGACTACGGCCCCCAGGGCTGGTGGCCCCTGCTGGCCCATCCCGGTTGCAACCCCACCAAGACAGGCGCCATCACGGGTTACCACCCGGGGGACTACAGCTTCCCCCGGGACGCGGCCCAGCGCTTCGAGATCGGGGTGGGTGCCATCCTCACCCAGAACACCGCCTGGACGAATGTGGAGAAGGCCCTGCTGAAGCTCCAGGCAGGATGCGCCCTGGACCCGGTGGTCCTCCTGGATCTGGCCCCGGAGGATCTCGCCGAGCGGATCCGCCCCTCGGGCTACTTCAACGCCAAGGCCCGCAAGCTGCGGGAGTGGGCGGCCTTCTTCCAGGCCCTTGGAGGCGCCAGCCCCACCCGGGAGGCCCTGCTGGGAGTCTGGGGCATCGGGCCGGAGACTGCCGACAGCATCCGGCTCTACGCCTACGGCGAGCTGGAAATGGTGGTGGACGCCTACACCCGGCGGGTGCTGGAGGCGGAGGGCTTCATCGGCCCTGGGCTTGGCTACGAAGCCCTGAAGGACTTCTGCGTGCGGGGGCTTCCGGCGGAGGTGACCCTCTACCAGGAGTGGCATGCCCTCCTGGTGGAACACGCCAAGCGCAGCCGCGGGAAGGCCTGA
- a CDS encoding PPC domain-containing DNA-binding protein: MRYSEVRQGRTFILRLEDGDLFHECVERFAADQGIRSAALIALGAADAGSRIVSGPAEDRSEPIVPVEMVLERVHEISGTGTVFPDAEGKPTLHFHLAGGRKGSTFAGCGRRGVKVWHVMEVVLWELLDSTAVRRWERASGFELLQP; the protein is encoded by the coding sequence GTGCGCTATTCCGAGGTCCGGCAGGGCCGCACCTTCATCCTCAGGCTGGAGGATGGCGACCTATTCCATGAGTGCGTCGAGCGCTTCGCCGCCGACCAGGGCATCCGGAGTGCGGCGCTCATCGCCCTGGGGGCCGCGGACGCGGGCAGCCGCATCGTCTCCGGTCCCGCCGAGGATCGCAGCGAGCCCATTGTGCCTGTGGAGATGGTGCTGGAGCGGGTCCACGAGATCAGTGGCACGGGGACGGTCTTTCCCGATGCTGAGGGGAAGCCCACCCTCCACTTCCACCTGGCGGGGGGGCGAAAGGGCTCCACCTTTGCCGGCTGCGGCCGCCGGGGGGTCAAGGTCTGGCACGTCATGGAGGTGGTGCTCTGGGAGCTGCTGGACAGCACTGCGGTCCGGCGCTGGGAGCGGGCCTCGGGCTTCGAGCTGCTGCAGCCTTGA
- a CDS encoding DUF3516 domain-containing protein, producing the protein MSTLYDLLPRDGDLSSGNLLGRFLDYVDSQGLSLYPAQEQAILELFEGKNVILNTPTGSGKSLVATALHFRSLAQGRRSVYTCPIKALVNEKWMALCREFGPQNVGLSTGDATVNHDAPILCCTAEILANIALCEGEEAQVHDVVMDEFHYYADRERGVAWQVPLLTLPQTRFLLMSATLGDTLFFEMELQRLTGQEAVTVKHTHRPVPLAFSYADSPLSLTLEKLVEEGKTPVYVVHFTQLEAAASAQDFTSLNVTSRDEKTALAEALEGVKFNSPYGPDLKRWLRQGIGLHHAGLLPKYRILVEQLAQKGLLKVICGTDTLGVGINVPIRTVLFTKLCKFSGDKTAILSARDFHQISGRAGRKGFDTVGYVVAQAPEHVIENRKLSAKGGKKFVPRKPPERGFVMWDEKTFARLIEAQPEKLQSRFQVSHGMLLNVLSRKGDGCEAMRRLIRGSHETERAKDAHRKRAWQLFRSLIDRRIVEFVPPTPEGAKLRVNVELQEDFSLNHALSLYLLDTLQLLERESPTYALDLLTLVESILENPEAILRKQLDRVKSRRLAEMKMEGIEYEKRMEELEKLEYPKPLRDFVYTTFNAFAEAHPWVGQEAIRPKSIAREMFETYRTFSDYVRDYELQRGEGLLLRHLNSVYKVVAQTVPESAKTDEVREMELYLGAMIRQVDSSLLDEWEKMQDAGYEAPERQEERPPEALRDVTKDRKGFLAAIRDRIFTFLRLLSANSLDEALELLQELGDASAWSTEHLRAALEAYRREHQGPRLDPEGRNLRHTYTKEEESSLLVQQMLVDQEEANDWVAEWRVDLASSRQAQRPVMALERLEALQ; encoded by the coding sequence ATGAGCACTCTCTATGATCTCCTGCCCCGGGACGGGGACCTCAGCTCCGGCAACCTCCTGGGCCGCTTCCTGGACTACGTCGACAGCCAGGGACTCAGCCTCTATCCCGCCCAGGAGCAGGCCATCCTGGAGCTCTTCGAGGGCAAGAACGTCATCCTCAACACCCCCACGGGATCCGGCAAGTCTCTGGTGGCGACAGCCCTGCACTTCCGCTCCCTGGCCCAGGGGCGGCGCTCGGTCTACACCTGTCCCATCAAGGCCCTGGTCAACGAGAAGTGGATGGCGCTGTGCCGGGAGTTCGGCCCCCAGAACGTGGGCCTCAGCACCGGAGACGCCACCGTGAACCACGATGCGCCCATCCTCTGCTGCACCGCGGAGATCCTGGCCAACATCGCCCTCTGCGAAGGGGAGGAGGCCCAGGTCCACGATGTGGTCATGGACGAGTTCCACTACTACGCCGACCGGGAGCGGGGCGTGGCCTGGCAGGTGCCCCTGCTGACCCTCCCCCAGACCCGATTCCTGCTCATGAGCGCCACCCTGGGCGACACGCTGTTTTTCGAGATGGAGCTGCAACGGCTCACGGGCCAGGAGGCGGTCACCGTCAAGCACACCCATCGCCCCGTGCCCCTGGCCTTCTCCTACGCCGACTCCCCCCTGAGCCTCACCCTGGAGAAGCTGGTGGAGGAGGGCAAGACCCCGGTCTACGTGGTCCACTTCACCCAGTTGGAGGCCGCCGCCAGCGCCCAGGACTTCACCAGCCTCAACGTCACCAGCCGGGACGAGAAGACGGCACTGGCCGAGGCCCTGGAGGGCGTGAAGTTCAACAGCCCCTATGGTCCCGACCTCAAGCGCTGGCTGCGCCAGGGCATCGGGCTGCACCATGCGGGGCTCCTGCCCAAGTACCGCATCCTGGTGGAGCAGCTGGCCCAGAAGGGCCTCCTCAAGGTCATCTGCGGCACCGACACCCTGGGAGTGGGGATCAATGTGCCCATCCGCACGGTGCTCTTCACCAAGCTCTGCAAGTTCAGCGGCGACAAGACCGCCATCCTCAGCGCCCGGGACTTCCACCAGATCTCGGGCCGCGCCGGGCGCAAGGGCTTCGACACCGTGGGCTATGTGGTGGCCCAGGCCCCGGAGCATGTCATCGAGAACCGCAAGCTCTCGGCCAAGGGGGGCAAGAAGTTCGTCCCCCGCAAGCCCCCGGAGCGCGGCTTCGTCATGTGGGACGAGAAGACCTTCGCACGCCTCATCGAGGCCCAGCCTGAGAAGCTCCAGAGCCGCTTCCAGGTGAGCCACGGCATGCTGCTGAACGTGCTCTCCCGCAAAGGGGACGGTTGCGAGGCCATGCGCCGCCTCATCCGCGGCAGCCACGAGACGGAGCGGGCCAAGGACGCTCACCGCAAGCGGGCCTGGCAGCTCTTCCGCAGCCTCATCGACCGGAGGATCGTGGAGTTCGTACCCCCCACCCCCGAGGGCGCCAAGCTGCGGGTGAACGTGGAGCTTCAGGAGGACTTCTCCCTCAACCACGCCCTCTCCCTCTACCTTCTGGACACCCTCCAGCTCCTGGAGCGGGAGAGCCCCACCTACGCCCTGGATCTGCTGACCCTGGTGGAGTCCATCCTGGAGAACCCCGAGGCCATCCTCCGCAAGCAGCTGGACCGGGTGAAGTCCCGACGCCTGGCGGAGATGAAGATGGAGGGCATCGAGTACGAGAAGCGCATGGAGGAGCTGGAGAAGCTGGAGTACCCCAAACCCCTGCGGGACTTCGTCTACACCACCTTCAACGCCTTCGCCGAGGCCCATCCCTGGGTGGGCCAGGAGGCCATCCGCCCCAAGTCCATCGCCCGGGAGATGTTCGAGACCTACCGCACCTTCTCCGACTACGTGCGGGACTACGAGCTGCAGCGGGGCGAGGGGCTCCTGCTGCGCCACCTCAACAGCGTCTACAAGGTGGTGGCCCAGACGGTGCCCGAGTCCGCCAAGACCGATGAGGTCAGGGAGATGGAGCTCTATCTGGGGGCCATGATCCGCCAGGTGGACTCCAGCCTGCTGGACGAGTGGGAGAAGATGCAGGATGCGGGCTACGAGGCCCCGGAGCGCCAGGAGGAGCGCCCCCCCGAGGCCCTGCGGGATGTCACGAAGGACCGCAAGGGCTTCCTGGCCGCCATCCGCGACCGGATCTTCACCTTCCTGCGCCTGCTTTCTGCGAACAGCCTCGATGAGGCCCTGGAGCTGCTGCAGGAGCTGGGGGACGCCTCTGCCTGGAGCACGGAGCACCTGCGGGCTGCCCTGGAGGCCTACCGCCGGGAGCACCAGGGACCCCGGCTCGACCCCGAGGGCCGCAACCTGCGCCATACCTACACCAAGGAGGAGGAGAGCAGCCTACTCGTCCAGCAGATGCTGGTGGACCAGGAGGAAGCCAACGACTGGGTGGCAGAGTGGCGGGTGGACCTCGCGAGCTCCCGGCAGGCCCAGCGCCCGGTGATGGCACTGGAGCGCCTGGAGGCGCTGCAATAG
- a CDS encoding DUF1003 domain-containing protein, with protein sequence MSHESPDHPLRFLLPHRHLHSLFGDDWFAKKAEGFARFFGTPVFLVVQSLIVLVWIGLNVSGLTRFDIYPFILLNLAFSLQSAYAAPLILLAQTRQADRDKAHAEADAQHREALAQASERRENLAAEQTTRLLELMEQNTRLTELVSEMSRRIEVLTQEVHQRVVPAR encoded by the coding sequence ATGTCCCACGAATCTCCTGACCATCCACTCCGCTTCCTCCTCCCCCATCGGCACCTGCACTCGCTCTTCGGGGATGACTGGTTCGCGAAGAAGGCGGAGGGTTTCGCCCGCTTCTTCGGCACCCCGGTCTTCCTGGTGGTGCAGTCCTTGATCGTGCTGGTCTGGATCGGGCTCAATGTCTCCGGCCTCACCCGCTTCGACATCTACCCCTTCATCCTCTTGAATCTGGCCTTCAGTCTGCAGTCCGCCTATGCTGCACCGCTGATCCTCCTGGCCCAGACCCGACAAGCGGACCGGGACAAGGCCCACGCCGAAGCCGATGCCCAGCATCGTGAGGCCCTCGCCCAAGCCAGTGAAAGGCGGGAGAACCTGGCGGCGGAGCAGACGACCCGCCTCCTGGAGCTGATGGAGCAGAACACCCGCCTGACCGAACTGGTCAGCGAGATGAGTCGGAGGATCGAGGTGCTCACCCAGGAGGTGCATCAGAGGGTCGTGCCCGCCCGGTGA
- a CDS encoding flagellar basal body rod C-terminal domain-containing protein — protein sequence MSTYDIGLSGLNAASLGTAVTANNIANANSSGYKAKRLDLEDQAGGGVKASQLSESQESTVPGGSNVDYATEMVNLMTQSGSYSANLETLKTQDEMLGQIMDMKA from the coding sequence ATGAGCACGTACGACATCGGGCTGTCCGGACTCAACGCAGCCTCCCTCGGCACAGCCGTGACCGCGAACAACATCGCCAATGCGAACTCCAGCGGGTACAAGGCCAAGCGCCTCGACCTGGAAGATCAGGCCGGGGGCGGAGTCAAGGCCTCCCAGCTCAGCGAAAGTCAGGAATCGACGGTCCCCGGGGGTTCCAACGTGGACTATGCCACCGAGATGGTCAACCTCATGACCCAGTCGGGGTCCTACTCGGCCAACCTGGAGACCCTGAAAACCCAGGACGAGATGCTGGGTCAGATCATGGACATGAAGGCCTGA
- a CDS encoding IclR family transcriptional regulator yields the protein MTEHKPQAPAPLEKAGDKTRLLERAYDILMALNDHPDGLSIREICHYVKLPRSTVRRILETFEDQNIVLTPPSTSVYRLGPTLARFASNIRPFDIANIARPMVMQLASKTDECVYLCVTAHRRAVVMDLITGIQPLHMVAAMGSSLPLYATACGKALLATLNDAELADLKANVPLVRLTRNTHTTWEPILSEIEEIRRTGIALDNEEFQTGICGIAIPLKGPGGELGSMSIPMPSERFHAIGDQVIRFLFEGTQALHWRRWIP from the coding sequence ATGACAGAGCACAAGCCCCAAGCCCCTGCCCCCCTCGAAAAGGCCGGAGACAAGACCCGGCTCCTGGAGCGGGCCTATGACATATTGATGGCTCTCAATGACCATCCCGACGGGCTCAGCATCAGGGAGATTTGCCACTACGTGAAGCTGCCCCGCTCCACCGTACGGCGGATTCTGGAGACCTTCGAGGACCAGAACATCGTCCTGACCCCCCCCTCCACCAGCGTCTACCGCCTGGGTCCGACCCTGGCCCGCTTCGCCTCCAACATCCGCCCCTTCGACATCGCCAACATCGCCCGGCCCATGGTGATGCAGCTGGCGTCCAAGACCGACGAGTGCGTCTACCTGTGCGTCACCGCCCACCGCCGGGCTGTAGTCATGGACCTGATCACCGGGATCCAGCCCCTCCACATGGTGGCCGCCATGGGCAGCTCCCTGCCCCTCTACGCCACCGCCTGCGGGAAAGCCCTCCTCGCCACCCTGAACGACGCGGAACTGGCGGACTTGAAGGCCAACGTCCCCCTGGTGCGCCTCACCCGGAACACCCACACCACCTGGGAACCCATCCTGTCTGAAATCGAAGAGATACGCCGCACCGGCATCGCCCTGGACAACGAGGAGTTCCAGACAGGCATCTGCGGCATCGCGATCCCGCTCAAGGGTCCCGGCGGCGAGCTGGGCTCCATGAGCATCCCCATGCCGTCGGAGCGCTTCCACGCCATCGGCGACCAGGTCATACGCTTCCTCTTCGAGGGAACCCAGGCCCTGCACTGGCGCAGGTGGATCCCATAA
- a CDS encoding uroporphyrinogen decarboxylase family protein codes for MKTNADILAEKKERIRKAVALEQPDRTPVVTMADSFCARHLGVPMGEFCSSLKASSRVMLDSVKQLGENLDGLDFAFTPAPFFPIGFLTKVKMPGKELPYDSLWQLDERELLSVEDYDTILKGGWRLFEAKFFQEKLGLDMGAIMEEVQGIPEMCMNFEQAGYVVYSPLVINLVNEKLSGGRSMPKFVGDIRRCPEKVEAVLDLIQQDVLEEVKGAIKATNSTYVFISPARGASEFYSPKLWERFVWKYLKQIADMIIAEGAIVNFHMDSNWERDLDYFNCFPKGKCVFETDGSTDIRKVKAAIGDRMCIKGDVPATLLTLGTPDEVYKYSKELIKDMGPGFILGSGCSVPPNAKVDNVKAMIAAASH; via the coding sequence ATGAAGACCAACGCCGACATCCTGGCCGAGAAGAAGGAGCGCATCCGCAAGGCGGTCGCCCTGGAGCAGCCTGACCGCACACCGGTCGTGACCATGGCGGACAGCTTCTGTGCCCGCCACCTGGGCGTGCCCATGGGCGAGTTCTGCAGCAGCCTGAAGGCCTCCAGTCGCGTCATGCTGGACTCCGTCAAGCAGCTGGGCGAGAACCTCGATGGCCTCGACTTCGCCTTCACGCCGGCCCCCTTCTTCCCCATCGGCTTCCTCACCAAGGTGAAGATGCCCGGCAAGGAACTGCCCTATGACAGTCTATGGCAGCTGGATGAGCGGGAGCTGCTGAGCGTGGAGGATTACGACACCATCCTCAAGGGGGGCTGGCGGCTCTTCGAGGCCAAGTTCTTCCAGGAGAAGCTGGGGCTCGACATGGGCGCCATCATGGAGGAGGTCCAGGGCATCCCCGAGATGTGCATGAACTTCGAGCAGGCGGGTTACGTCGTCTACTCCCCCCTGGTCATCAACCTGGTGAACGAGAAGCTGAGCGGTGGCCGCTCCATGCCCAAGTTCGTGGGCGATATCCGTCGCTGTCCCGAGAAGGTGGAGGCCGTGCTGGATCTCATCCAGCAGGATGTGCTCGAAGAGGTGAAGGGCGCCATCAAGGCCACCAACTCGACCTATGTCTTCATCTCCCCCGCCCGGGGCGCCAGCGAGTTCTACTCCCCCAAGCTCTGGGAGCGCTTCGTCTGGAAGTACCTCAAGCAGATCGCCGACATGATCATCGCCGAAGGGGCCATCGTGAACTTCCACATGGACTCCAACTGGGAGCGCGATCTGGACTACTTCAACTGCTTCCCCAAGGGCAAGTGTGTCTTCGAGACCGACGGCTCCACCGACATCCGCAAGGTCAAGGCGGCCATCGGCGACCGCATGTGCATCAAGGGGGATGTGCCCGCCACCCTCCTCACCCTGGGCACCCCAGATGAGGTCTACAAGTACTCCAAGGAGCTCATCAAGGATATGGGCCCCGGCTTCATCCTCGGCAGCGGCTGCTCCGTGCCCCCCAATGCCAAGGTCGATAACGTCAAGGCCATGATCGCCGCGGCCTCCCACTGA
- a CDS encoding cobalamin-dependent protein (Presence of a B(12) (cobalamin)-binding domain implies dependence on cobalamin itself, in one of its several forms, or in some unusual lineages, dependence on a cobalamin-like analog.), translated as MSQTLVHAMADLEESVLIKEVQSLKEQGIPPLEIIQKLQEGMNIVGKRYEEKEYYLSELIMSAEIFKEAAALIGGDLAAEGAPSHGTMVMGTIYGDIHDIGKNIVTTVMSCNGFKVVDLGVDVPTAQYLAAIKEHKPQIVGISCLLTTAFDGMKECIASIEAEGLRSGLKILIGGGPCDQTTADYVGADAYCKTAQDSVEYAKKLLGIA; from the coding sequence ATGAGTCAGACCCTCGTCCATGCCATGGCGGACCTCGAAGAGTCCGTCCTCATCAAGGAAGTGCAGTCCCTCAAAGAGCAGGGCATACCGCCCCTGGAGATCATCCAGAAGCTGCAGGAAGGCATGAATATCGTCGGTAAGCGCTATGAAGAGAAGGAGTACTATCTCTCCGAGCTCATCATGTCCGCCGAAATCTTCAAGGAGGCGGCTGCCCTCATCGGGGGTGACCTGGCCGCTGAGGGGGCCCCCAGCCACGGCACCATGGTCATGGGCACCATCTACGGCGACATCCATGACATCGGCAAGAACATCGTCACCACCGTCATGAGTTGCAATGGCTTCAAGGTTGTCGACTTGGGTGTGGATGTGCCCACTGCCCAGTATCTGGCCGCCATCAAGGAGCACAAGCCCCAGATCGTCGGCATCTCCTGTCTCCTGACCACGGCCTTTGATGGCATGAAGGAGTGCATCGCCTCCATTGAGGCCGAAGGGCTCCGGAGTGGACTCAAGATCCTCATCGGCGGTGGTCCCTGCGACCAGACCACGGCGGATTACGTGGGTGCCGATGCCTACTGCAAGACCGCCCAGGACTCCGTCGAGTACGCCAAGAAGCTCCTGGGCATTGCCTGA
- a CDS encoding response regulator transcription factor, with product MKILIIDDDRKLCRLIADYLEPMNYQVTAAHDGQEGLALLAAGDYQAVILDVMMPGADGFSVLQSLRRSSDVPVLMFSARDEEADRIVGLELGADDYLPKTFSSRELLARLRAVTRRARPAPETGEGNASRERLVVGPLVFTLEARELSLEGQPIHLTAVEYDLLVSLAQAAGRVLTRERLLDLVAGRDYDALDRSIDVHISSLRRKLGDDPRNPRLIQTIRSVGYMLKKSGGPA from the coding sequence ATGAAGATCCTCATCATCGATGACGACAGGAAGCTCTGCCGCCTGATCGCCGACTACCTCGAGCCCATGAACTACCAGGTGACCGCGGCCCACGATGGGCAGGAGGGCCTCGCCCTGCTGGCCGCGGGAGACTATCAGGCCGTGATTCTGGACGTCATGATGCCTGGGGCCGATGGCTTCTCGGTGCTGCAGAGCCTGCGGCGCAGCTCCGATGTGCCGGTGCTGATGTTTTCCGCCCGGGACGAAGAAGCGGACCGGATTGTCGGTCTCGAACTGGGGGCGGACGACTATCTCCCTAAAACCTTCTCCTCCAGGGAGCTGCTGGCGCGCCTCCGGGCCGTGACCCGGCGGGCACGTCCAGCCCCGGAGACAGGCGAGGGGAACGCCAGCCGGGAGCGCTTGGTGGTCGGTCCCCTGGTCTTCACGCTGGAGGCCCGGGAGCTGAGTCTCGAGGGACAGCCCATCCATTTGACCGCGGTCGAATACGATCTCTTGGTCAGCCTGGCACAGGCCGCAGGGCGGGTGCTCACCCGGGAGCGACTGCTCGATCTGGTGGCGGGGCGGGACTATGATGCCCTCGACCGCTCCATCGATGTCCACATCTCCTCTCTGCGCCGCAAGCTCGGGGATGACCCCAGGAATCCCCGCTTGATCCAGACCATCCGCTCCGTCGGCTACATGCTGAAAAAGAGCGGCGGGCCCGCATGA
- a CDS encoding HAMP domain-containing sensor histidine kinase, which yields MRKPRLSLFTKTLFWLFINLALLPAILLVGSTLFNHQIILHDTLSMLDHTRMRKSFMLVAHDLERTPEEKWNAALAHFATDYRVDLVMIFADGSSYSSRPIELDESILKKVRNSIDQAQTLKREQSMGRKIPLLPEGNPIHPDLLMQTTEPNLFWTGILIDLPHGSSGDRQPAMIASVSNSVTGNGFLFDPWPWLLMLGGVVILSVLLWLPVIHHITRPLGRMTLATERIARGDFRVALEEGRQDEIGRLAGAINRMSAQLSHLLKGHKRFLGDVAHELGSPIGRIQLGLGALEQRVDERNRERVREIMEEADHMSALVQELLALSRVELDTRALELAETPLLAVVEAAAKREYTPAAEVRIEVDPRLRVVASANLLIRAVSNLLRNSIKYAGQDGPIVVEAWAEADQVILEVRDQGPGVAEVHFTRLFEPFFRPEPSRDRDSGGVGLGLAIVKTCVESCHGTLSVRNLEPRGFAVTLRLLTAGVGEA from the coding sequence ATGAGAAAACCCAGGCTCAGCCTTTTCACGAAGACCCTCTTCTGGCTCTTCATCAACCTGGCGCTGCTGCCGGCCATCCTGCTGGTGGGTTCGACCCTCTTCAATCACCAGATCATTCTGCACGACACGCTCAGCATGCTGGATCACACCCGCATGCGCAAATCCTTCATGTTGGTGGCGCACGACCTCGAACGCACTCCGGAAGAGAAGTGGAATGCCGCCCTGGCTCACTTCGCCACGGACTATCGGGTGGACTTGGTCATGATCTTTGCCGATGGCTCGAGTTATTCATCCAGGCCCATCGAACTGGATGAGTCGATCCTGAAGAAGGTCCGGAACTCCATCGACCAGGCTCAGACTTTGAAGCGGGAGCAGTCGATGGGGCGGAAGATCCCCCTGCTGCCCGAGGGCAATCCCATCCATCCGGATCTGCTCATGCAGACCACCGAGCCCAATCTCTTCTGGACGGGCATCCTCATCGATCTGCCGCATGGATCCTCGGGCGATCGGCAGCCTGCCATGATCGCGTCCGTCTCCAACTCGGTCACGGGCAACGGCTTTCTCTTTGATCCGTGGCCCTGGCTGCTGATGCTCGGCGGGGTTGTCATCCTCTCGGTGCTGCTCTGGCTGCCGGTGATCCACCACATCACCCGGCCCCTGGGGCGCATGACCCTGGCCACCGAGCGGATCGCACGCGGGGATTTCCGGGTAGCCCTTGAGGAGGGGCGGCAGGACGAGATCGGGCGTCTGGCCGGGGCCATCAACCGCATGAGCGCCCAGCTCTCCCATCTCCTCAAGGGGCACAAGCGCTTCCTCGGGGATGTGGCCCACGAGCTGGGCTCGCCCATCGGACGTATCCAGCTCGGCCTGGGGGCCTTGGAGCAGCGGGTGGATGAGCGCAACCGGGAGCGGGTCCGGGAGATCATGGAGGAGGCTGACCATATGTCCGCTCTGGTCCAGGAGCTCCTGGCCCTGTCCCGGGTGGAGCTGGACACCCGCGCGCTGGAGCTCGCGGAAACGCCGCTCCTCGCCGTGGTGGAGGCGGCGGCCAAGCGGGAATACACCCCTGCTGCTGAGGTGAGGATCGAGGTGGACCCCAGGCTCCGGGTGGTGGCCTCGGCCAACCTGCTGATCAGGGCGGTGTCCAACCTCCTCCGGAACAGCATCAAGTATGCAGGCCAGGATGGTCCCATCGTGGTGGAGGCCTGGGCCGAGGCCGACCAGGTGATCCTGGAGGTCCGGGACCAGGGACCCGGGGTGGCAGAGGTCCACTTCACCCGGCTCTTCGAACCCTTCTTCCGTCCAGAGCCCTCCAGGGACCGGGACTCGGGCGGGGTTGGGCTCGGACTGGCCATCGTCAAGACCTGTGTGGAGAGCTGCCACGGCACCCTCTCGGTCCGCAACCTCGAGCCCCGGGGCTTTGCCGTGACCCTTCGCCTCCTTACCGCCGGTGTCGGAGAGGCCTGA